TAAGCATCTGATTTATACCAGGCGGGCGGAATACCCAGCAGTGGCCACGGGTAACAACTGCACAGGGTACAGACGATCATATTGTGCAGGCTGGGCGTGTTTTCCACCACAACCATATGTTCGCCCTGACGGCCAAAATACCCCAGATCACTGACCGCTGCCGTTGCATCCTGCAGCAAGGCTGCACGGAAGCCGGGATCGCTCCAGGCGCGGGCCACCACTTTGGCGCCATTCTGCGGGCCAATCTTATTTTGATAGGTGTCGATAATCTCGTTCAGGGCGGCCGGATCGATCAGCCCCTTACGGGTAAGAATCGTTTCAAGCGCCTTGACCCGCAAAGCGGGATCCGGGGGCAAAAGGGCATGTGCGTGGTCGCTGTGATCATGTGGCATGGGCCCAGAGTGCGAATTTGATCGCGCCCTGTCCAGCCCCATTGCCCTCTGTGAACAAAAGGAAAGAACGTTCTGCGTCACCATCCGCAAACTCGGCTCTTGCCCCGCCCCGCAAACTTGCCTACATACCGGCCGATACTCAGCCAAATGCCGCAGGGACCCATGGAAAACGTTGTTCTAATTATTCACCTTTTTCTGGCCCTTGGCCTGATCGCCGTCGTTCTTTTGCAACGATCCGAAGGCGGAGGCCTGGGCATGAGTGGCGGCGGCGGTGGCGCCCAGTCAGGCCGGTCAGCTGCGACAGCCATGAGCAAAGTGACCTGGGTCCTGGCCATTGCCTTCATCGTGACCTCGATCACCCTGACCATTCTGGCCGCACAAAAATCTGCTGGCTCCTCGGTTCTGGATCGCACGGATATTCCGGCGGCGACCGAAGGCAGTGATGGTACCCCGGCTGCACCAGTTGCGCCAATCGGTGGTGACCTGTTGCCGCCTGCCGAAGGCGACAATGCGCCACTGGTTCCAAGCGCAGACTGAACTACCATACCTAGACGGGGAATTTGAGCCGCAACAGCATCTTGCGGCTCCCTTGCGTTGAGCGCGCGAATCCTTTACTAGTGAAGTCCCGTGATGCTTTGGTTTTTCGGAACCTATTTGGGCACCTGAATTCTTATTTCGACACGACTTCTCACGGGGGCAGCCAACACAATGGCGCGTTATATCTTCATTACTGGCGGGGTGGTTTCCTCCCTTGGCAAAGGTCTTGCTTCGGCGGCTCTGGGGTCGCTGTTACAGGCCCGCGGGTATTCGGTGCGTCTGCGCAAGCTGGATCCCTATCTGAACGTCGATCCGGGCACCATGAGCCCGTATGAGCACGGCGAAGTCTTTGTCACCGATGATGGCGCCGAGACGGATCTGGATCTGGGCCACTATGAGCGCTTTACCGGTGTCGCAGCCCGCAAAACCGATTCAATCTCCTCCGGGCGGGTTTATTCCAACGTGTTGGAAAAGGAACGTCGTGGCGATTATCTGGGCAAGACCATTCAGGTCATCCCGCATGTCACCAACGAGATCAAATCTTTCCTTGATATTGGCGCTGATGAGGTCGATTTCATGCTCTGTGAAATCGGCGGAACCGTTGGTGATATCGAAGGGCTGCCGTTCTTTGAAGCGATCCGCCAATATGGTCAGGACAAGCCGCGTGGCCAGTGCGTATATATGCATTTGACTCTGCTGCCCTATATCAAGGCCAGCGGAGAGCTGAAGACAAAGCCGACCCAGCACTCGGTGAAAGAACTGCGCTCGATTGGTCTGGCGCCGGATATTCTGGTCTGCCGCTCGGAAGGGCCCATCCCACAGAAAGAGCGCGAAAAACTGGCGCTGTTCTGTAACGTCCGGCCTGACAGCGTGATTGCAGCGCAGGATCTGAAATCGATCTACGAGGCGCCGCTGGCCTATCACCGCGAGGGCATGGATCAGGCGGTTCTGGATGCCTTTGGCATTGCCCCTGCCCCCAAGCCAAATCTGGCCCGTTGGGAAGATGTGGCTGACCGGGTCTATAACCCCGAAGGCGAGGTCAAGGTTGCCATTGTTGGCAAGTACACCCAGCTGGAAGATGCCTATAAGTCGATCGCCGAGGCGCTGACACACGGTGGCATGGCCAACCGGGTCAAGGTCAAGATCGAATGGGTCGACGCCGAGTCGTTTGACACTGAAGATGCCACGCCGCATTTGCAGGGTTATCACGCCATTCTGGTTCCCGGCGGCTTTGGCGAGCGCGGCACCGAAGGTAAAATCAAGGCGGCGCAATATGCCCGCGAGCACAAGGTGCCCTATCTGGGCATCTGCCTTGGCATGCAAATGGCGGTGATCGAGGCTGCCCGCAATGTGGCCGGCATTGCCGAGGCTGGCTCGGAAGAGTTCGATCACGAGTTGGGCAAAAAACGGTTTGAGCCGGTGGTCTATCACCTGAAGGAATGGGTGCAGGGCAACCACAAGGTTCAGCGCCAGGCCGATGACGACAAGGGCGGCACCATGCGTCTGGGCGCCTATGATGCCACTCTGGCCGAAGGCTCTAACGTGGCGTCGGTCTATGGCGGCACCCACATCGAAGAACGCCACCGTCACCGCTATGAGGTTGATATCAAATACCGCGAACAGCTGGAGGCTGCTGGTCTGCGATTCTCAGGCATGTCGCCAGATGGCCGCCTGCCCGAAATCGTCGAATGGGCGGATCACCCCTGGTTCATCGGTGTGCAGTTCCACCCAGAACTGAAGTCCAAGCCCTTTGCGCCGCATCCCTTGTTCAGTGACTTCGTGCGCGCGGCCATCGAGACTTCGCGCCTGGTCTGACCCCAGCGCGGTGCGTGCAAGTCCACGCGCTTTTCCTAATCAATCAGTGGGCGTACCGAAGATCCGGTGCGCCCATTTTTCATGCCCCTATGTGATTTACCGGCTGAGCTTTTGCATTTTGCCATCTAACGTTTAGATTTTTCAATTTGTTAGCGCCATCAGCCATATTGTTAGCGCAACCGATTGTGCGCCATGGCTGTCCCCCTGCAAAACACCGTGATAGATGAATTGAGACAAAACATTTGCGGAGACCTGGGCATATGACACAAGACGCTTCCATTCAGCAGCAGCAACTAGACCGCATCGCCAATGGCCGCGGATTCATAGCTGCTCTTGACCAAAGCGGTGGCTCGACTCCAAAAGCGCTGGCGCTTTACGGTGTAACAAGCGATGCCTATTCGAATGACGACGAGATGTTTGGCGAAATCCAGAAAATGCGGGCCCGCATCATCAAAACTCCTGATTTCAACAGCCAGAAAATTCTGGGCGCGATCCTGTTTGAAAAGACCATGGATGCGCAGATCGATGGAACCCCGGTGGCGACCTATCTATGGGAGCAATGCGGTGTGGTGCCGTTCCTGAAGGTCGACAAAGGTCTGCTTGATGTCGCCAATGGCGCCCAGATGATGAAACCGATGGCGGATCTTGATGCGTTGCTGGCCCGTGCGGTCAAAGCTGATATTTTCGGCACCAAAATGCGCTCGGTCATCAAAGAGGCCAATGTCGACGGTGTGCGCGATGTTGTGGCGCAGCAGTTCGAGGTGGCCCAGCAGATTGCGGCCGCTGGATTGCTGGCGATCATCGAACCTGAGGTCGACATCCATTCTGACACCAAGGGTGAGGCCGAGATCCTGCTGAAGGCTGAATTGCTGAAGCAATTGAATGCTTTGCCTGCCGACACCAAGGTCTCGTTGAAACTGACACTGCCAAATG
This portion of the Parasedimentitalea marina genome encodes:
- the nthA gene encoding nitrile hydratase subunit alpha, which translates into the protein MPHDHSDHAHALLPPDPALRVKALETILTRKGLIDPAALNEIIDTYQNKIGPQNGAKVVARAWSDPGFRAALLQDATAAVSDLGYFGRQGEHMVVVENTPSLHNMIVCTLCSCYPWPLLGIPPAWYKSDAYRARVVREPRKVLADFGVTLPQDTAVRVWDSTAEVRYLVIPMRPAGTEGLDIEALAALVTRDSMIGTALVQCPSQAPK
- the secG gene encoding preprotein translocase subunit SecG, with translation MENVVLIIHLFLALGLIAVVLLQRSEGGGLGMSGGGGGAQSGRSAATAMSKVTWVLAIAFIVTSITLTILAAQKSAGSSVLDRTDIPAATEGSDGTPAAPVAPIGGDLLPPAEGDNAPLVPSAD
- a CDS encoding CTP synthase; the encoded protein is MARYIFITGGVVSSLGKGLASAALGSLLQARGYSVRLRKLDPYLNVDPGTMSPYEHGEVFVTDDGAETDLDLGHYERFTGVAARKTDSISSGRVYSNVLEKERRGDYLGKTIQVIPHVTNEIKSFLDIGADEVDFMLCEIGGTVGDIEGLPFFEAIRQYGQDKPRGQCVYMHLTLLPYIKASGELKTKPTQHSVKELRSIGLAPDILVCRSEGPIPQKEREKLALFCNVRPDSVIAAQDLKSIYEAPLAYHREGMDQAVLDAFGIAPAPKPNLARWEDVADRVYNPEGEVKVAIVGKYTQLEDAYKSIAEALTHGGMANRVKVKIEWVDAESFDTEDATPHLQGYHAILVPGGFGERGTEGKIKAAQYAREHKVPYLGICLGMQMAVIEAARNVAGIAEAGSEEFDHELGKKRFEPVVYHLKEWVQGNHKVQRQADDDKGGTMRLGAYDATLAEGSNVASVYGGTHIEERHRHRYEVDIKYREQLEAAGLRFSGMSPDGRLPEIVEWADHPWFIGVQFHPELKSKPFAPHPLFSDFVRAAIETSRLV
- a CDS encoding fructose bisphosphate aldolase, whose translation is MTQDASIQQQQLDRIANGRGFIAALDQSGGSTPKALALYGVTSDAYSNDDEMFGEIQKMRARIIKTPDFNSQKILGAILFEKTMDAQIDGTPVATYLWEQCGVVPFLKVDKGLLDVANGAQMMKPMADLDALLARAVKADIFGTKMRSVIKEANVDGVRDVVAQQFEVAQQIAAAGLLAIIEPEVDIHSDTKGEAEILLKAELLKQLNALPADTKVSLKLTLPNVSGLYDDLADHANVVRVVALSGGYSTDQACALLSQNTKMIASFSRALTERLNATMSDAEYHAALGANIEKIYQASL